From bacterium, a single genomic window includes:
- the pyrR gene encoding bifunctional pyr operon transcriptional regulator/uracil phosphoribosyltransferase PyrR — MTPGTEYEVTEILSVADTASAVARIASEIVAENAGADELAVVGIHTGGVPLAERVVAALERLGAKPAATGTVDITLYRDDLSQIGPAPIVRATDVTFDVAGMTVVLVDDVIFTGRTVRAAIDNLMDLGRPRRIELAVLVDRGGRELPIQPDFVGTRVDVERDRIIEVVFGDGGDRVITYPCPAGRR, encoded by the coding sequence ATGACGCCTGGAACGGAGTACGAGGTTACCGAGATACTTTCGGTCGCCGATACCGCGAGCGCCGTCGCGCGTATAGCCAGCGAGATCGTCGCGGAGAACGCCGGCGCCGACGAGCTGGCCGTGGTCGGCATACATACCGGCGGCGTGCCGCTCGCCGAACGCGTCGTCGCGGCCCTCGAGCGGTTGGGGGCGAAGCCCGCCGCCACCGGGACCGTGGACATCACGCTCTACCGCGACGACCTCTCGCAGATCGGGCCCGCGCCCATCGTGCGTGCCACCGACGTCACCTTCGACGTGGCCGGCATGACGGTGGTGCTGGTGGACGACGTCATCTTTACGGGAAGGACCGTACGGGCCGCCATCGACAACCTCATGGATTTAGGCAGACCGCGCCGCATAGAGCTGGCGGTGCTGGTCGACCGCGGCGGCCGCGAGCTGCCGATTCAGCCGGACTTCGTCGGAACGCGCGTCGACGTCGAACGCGACCGTATAATAGAGGTCGTCTTCGGCGACGGCGGCGACCGCGTGATAACGTATCCTTGCCCCGCCGGCCGACGTTAG